The Amblyomma americanum isolate KBUSLIRL-KWMA chromosome 3, ASM5285725v1, whole genome shotgun sequence genome window below encodes:
- the LOC144123434 gene encoding uncharacterized protein LOC144123434, which translates to MQELEPGPLTMPRDVMQNPWACTRVPTEPLNFYTYHRGIAQETFRITHGLKKSFDKIKMCEQNLDPAKDKFAPDQGALFVFLPAERHSDERPDSGNTRQLSDALPTSVVSAAPRSHRQLRDVHVTLFCPCSRPSTADATTQMVGYIGAAVQPALNCLERERADSASVQLHAVRDELPAIYDPADWLWLQVSKQLTADPPCRSDLVRADCHLRLESRCRRGERKQRWNAWRENHRSACGVPGLWRSLHQLEREAQQLR; encoded by the exons ATGCAAGAGCTCGAGCCAGGCCCGCTGACCATGCCTCGAGACGTAATGCAGAACCCCTGGGCGTGCACAAGAGTCCCGACTGAG CCGCTGAACTTTTATACCTACCATCGTGGCATAGCGCAAGAAACGTTCCGCATCACCCACGGCCTGAAAAAGTCCTTCGACAAGATTAAAATGTGTGAGCAAAA CCTGGATCCAGCGAAAGACAAGTTTGCTCCAGATCAAGGTGCTCTCTTCGTTTTCCTTCCAG CTGAGCGTCACAGTGACGAAAGACCCGACTCCGGAAACACTCGCCAGCTGAGTGACGCGCTGCCTACGTCTGTCGTGTCCGCGGCTCCGCGCAGCCACCGCCAGCTCCGAGACGTGCACGTCACGCTGTTCTGTCCCTGCTCACGGCCCAGCACTGCCGACGCCACGACGCAG ATGGTCGGGTACATTGGCGCGGCCGTACAGCCTGCCCTCAACTGTCTCGAACGAGAGCGCGCAGACAGCGCCAGCGTCCAGCTGCACGCCGTCAGGGACGAGCTGCCGGCGATTTACGACCCCGCCGATTGGCTCTGGCTGCAGGTCAGCAAGCAGCTCACTGCTGATCCGCCTTGCCG GAGTGACCTCGTACGGGCTGACTGCCATCTCCGCCTTGAGTCCCGCTGCAGAAGGGGCGAACGCAAGCAGCGGTGGAATGCATGGCGTGAAAATCACCGATCGGCCTGCGGGGTCCCCGGCCTGTGGCGCTCGCTCCACCAGCTGGAGCGTGAGGCGCAGCAGCTTCGATAG